Genomic DNA from Channa argus isolate prfri chromosome 10, Channa argus male v1.0, whole genome shotgun sequence:
GTGGTTTTGCCAACGCcttctggttcctgttcctgtcactGCTCCAGCTCAAGCTCTTCTTCGTCTGCCATAACTACCGGCAGGAGCGTCGGCCGCCTGACCCGCTCGCCAGGAAGACCCTCACCCTGTTGCTGTCCATCTGCCTGCCCTCCCTGTTCCTCATCCTGACAGGAGCGGACCACATGACCCCGCAGCGCAGAAAGCAGGAGGTGAGAGGCCGGCTGCTATGGGTCGTAGTGGACCTGCTAGATGTGCTGGATCTGCAGGCAGGTCTATGGGAAGCCCAGGGAGGGGCTGCAGCGGGGACTGGAGGGGTCCTCGAGCAGAAGTTGCCCATCTGGGCCGAGGGTCTGGTGTTCTTTTACTGCTAtgctctcctgctgctgctgccctgtGTGGCCCTCACAGAGCTGGGTGCCACAGGGCTCCCAGGACAGAGGGGACCCCGTAGAGAGGCTCTGTACCCATGGCTCAGCTTGGTCACAATCAATATCTTCACCCTGGCCCTGAGGGGCACAGGCATGCTGTGGTACAGGGACCCACGTGTGTCCACCGTGTTCCTGGGGAAAAACCTGCTGGCTCTGGGTGTGAAGCTGAGCTCAGCCTGGGAGAGACACAAGCAGGAGCACACTGCTGGAGGAGCTGACACTGTGTCCGGAGCAGAACCAAGAGACTCCACGCTGCCAATCCAGAgctcagagcagggagagggccAGGGCCAGGCCCAGGGGAAAGGTCCTCCTTCTCATTATCACACACTGTCTCGCTCCCAAAGTCACACTGTCTCACATGTCAGCATGGAGCCCACGGAGACACCCTTAGGACCCTCTTTCATATcccatgaactctagagaattaCCCtgaacatgtacacacacacacaaaaaaaaaacaccccacaGACCAGCCAAGCCACTATGACATCCAACAAGATAACTTGTGAATTGTGATGGAGAGCTGTGGAAATCCATTTGGCAAGCTCAGctttctgtacattttcttGTGCTAAGAATAGCTGCAAAAGTACTGCTGTGGTTTGTGGGAGTGCGTTTTTAAATTGGACACAGTGAACACATCTATCAGACTGTAAAGAATATTACAGATATGTATGTCGAAATATCgtcatgttttctctcttttaatcTGGGCACAACTGCCTCAACTGCCAAAATATCCTAAATCCTGTTCTTGACAAACTATCATGCTGTTGTAATTAGAGTTGTTTTTAATCAGATATAATCTTTAAGTTTTAATTCTGGTTCGTGTGTATCGGCACGGGGTGGGGAAAAAACACTCATCTGTGACTCACTTGTGCGTTAAATCTGAGATCAGTTCATGGGGTTTGTGCCACAAGATGCCAACATACAGATAGTGACCTTTTAGATCACATTTTCTGACACTTTATAGGGAACATTTAATACAGACCAGTGATGATTTATTTGTTCCTTCAGTACTACAGAGGCACAATTTAAAATCCATCTAGCTGTAAAACTCACTCTACACTGGGCTTCAGTATTTTAGACTCCAACCCACTGGCTCCCAACCTCTTTCGCTTGTGACTCTTTAAATCAAAGTCTATTCATGACCCCAAGTGATGTTCTCCTTGGATTTCTCTTACATGTTATAGGTCTGAATGGGTAAAAATTACCCACAATATGAACTGCAATTTTTAAAGAGTAAACAGTCTGTGTAGCAGAGAggatatgaagaaaaaaaaattctcacaGCCTCCCACGTTTATCTTATTTTGCATGATGACTGTCCACCAAATGTTGCCGTGCCAGATTTTCATTCCAACCACTGGCAACGCAGGCAGAATTATTTAGTTATTGCTTGTTATCGCTTGTTCGGCAGGAATGTTAATCAAAGGAATCGGACACTGTGGTGTTTGGTTACAGTGAAAACCTGCAGACTCATGGGACTCATGGTCCACCATCTTTCCCAAATGGTGTCTTATTTGGTTCATATCTAGAATTTGAACATCACCTAATTGATGCTAATTTATGCATCCTGTACCTTCACATCCATTTcagcaaactttaaaaaacaaaacagaatgtgCATAACACAACTTGCAATCTCTATAAAAGATATTTGCCCTCCGAATATTTTAAAGATAGGAATGGCAGATGGGCAAAAAAGCATCTTAATGCTACTGTAGCTCAAACTGCAGGTCTATTTTACTACATTGTTTACAAAGACAGATTGTAAGTATGTAAGTAATCCCTTCactttttgaaaacacattcaaaattcATGTTATGCTATCTTCTATTGTCTTGCagtcagtcattttttttaagaaaaaaaaaaaaaccctgtccaGCGGTCTGTCCCATCCTCaaatccattttatttttactttagatGAAAAAGCTAACTTTTAATTTCCTTTAGAATGGTGGATGGAATATTTCATTCACAACTCTGTTCAAATGTGGGTGTTGTAGTGTTTAGGTATTTGGGTCAGAGCAGCAGGGTGTAGAGGATTTATAGTATAGTCAAGTGCCTTGTTTCCTCATGAAGCTGGTGCATTGTGTGTACCATATGGAACTTGGACATGTGTCATGTGTATACTGTGAACTTAAACCACATCAGTTGTCAGCTACACCTTCAGGACAGAGTGCAAACTAATAAAGTGTTTCATACTCTTCTACTGTTGACAATTCATTGGCTACTTTGTTAGAGGATTATTGGCAGCCCATCACCCACACATAGAGAAAGTCAGGACCAGTCAATCCAAATTATGCAGGACCAATAGGCCTTAGGGAAAAATAACTTCCTCAATTTTTAAAGTCTCCTTTATTTTAAAGTCAACTGGTCCTATTCTGTGATGACAGAGAAGAGCgcgtttttatgtttttcctcaTACTGAACCGGTGATTTAAATGGACATAGCCAAGGCAGAAAAAGGTACTCTTTACGCCACAGAACAGCATTCTAACAAAAGGCCGTCATTTATCCCAATTATGCCAGTGGCTCCATCAGCTGAGATACTCTGGCAGTAATCCTTGAGTGTGCTGtcgtgttgtctgctttaatGCTGAGTGAGAGAGAAGTCATGATGTGATGGGGTGCGCATGTCAAGAGTTGTAATAAGTGTGTTATGTTTTTCACAGTGCACTGGCTCTTTGCTCACAGCGGCGGTGTACGCATCCACCGGCATCTCCTCTGAGCTCTAATGGCCCTATTAATTGAAATTGAGACAATCTGTCAAAATGCAAGCGCTTATTCTAACTGCTCTATGCTTGATTTACAGGCTGTATTTACAGGATGCATTAAGACTAATGTACAGACTCagccacaaaaaaagaaattaatttaaaagtttcAGTGGGGAAAATTTCTCTCCGGATCAGAGAGACTTTTAAGGAGAAACCACAAAAAGATAAGCAGCGTAGTAGACAGCATCCAACTCTCACCTACTCTGTTTCTTTCATCTCCTTCTCCCTCGCTCActttacatttcaaacacacGCTTTCTCCATGCACTCTCTGTTGGGCAACTTCTTATATTTCTATTATACTAAAAGCACTGACTGCATACGCAGCAGCCTCTGCAAATGACTACCTCCTAGAATTTGTTACACCTGTTAAGCTCTAGATACAATACTCAGCATTTTCCCCTAGCTCCCACCAACTCACATAACTTGCTCCTAAAGAAAAGTGTATgagctgttttctttcttcgCTGGCTGCTCACTCTTCTTCCCCTACATTCGCCTGTGCTAATTTCACTCTATACTGTAGTTATTCTCCTGTACCAAAGCTGTCAGTTTAGCTTTTTTCTGTCTCCCATtccttcttttatttctctcgtTTGTTTAAATTTGCCCCACAGCTGACAGGCAGCCTACCTCTCTGCACTTCCCCTGTCAAGGGTGGTTAGTCAGagatgagggggaaaaaaacaaggaggAGAGGCTGGCTAAGATTAAAAGGCCAGGCCCACTGCCTAAAGGagagtggctgcccactgccATTTATTTACCACTTGCTATACACAGTGTgaaagagacacacatgcaacatGCCGCCCTGACTACAATGACATGGTCAACAACAAGGCACCTTTAGACAAACATATGGGAATATTTTGCTCGGTTGAGCACTTGGCTACAACTCGCGTCTCATCTCATTACCCCTGACACGCCGACAGCTACAGTATGCCCAGGAGCTCACACCACCCTAGTGTGGCAGAGAGACACATTTAACAGACAGATGTCTAAATCATTCATCATAGCACAcaccaccactaccacaccTTTTAGACAGAACTACAAAGTGTGTTCTAGAAGAAAGAAATGATGCAAAGGAATCAGAGGCTCTTATGATATGCGATGCCAAACTTGTGACAAACGCATGTTAATAGTGGTCTCAGATGTAGGGGTCACCTGctgctgaaatgaaatgaaataaaaccacCGGGAACGAAGTCTGAATAATTGAGGTTAGTCATCAAACAAGTGCCAAACATTTGCAGATTCTAGTTTATAAATGTGACAATTTGCTGCGCAGAGTGAAAGTAGTAAATAGATATTTTTCTTACAGTAATTAAATGTAGCAAAagcacagtttaaaaatatgattaaaaaaagttttgcattACAAATATCAGcggtaacataaaaaaatacttttaaattacCAAAAACTAAATCATGCTGAATGAACCGTTTTATATTTACTGAGGAAATTATATTGCACCTGGTTAGTTTTATTAACTGCTAAATACATTAAATTTGATAatcatttcttgtttgtttcctCATATTCAATTACATTGTTTATTAATAATCTAAATTTGCAAATACATGTAACTGTCAGAAaaatgtagtagagtaaaaTGTACCATATATTACTTTAAAATTGTTGGGTAGAAGTATAAAGCAGCATGAAATGGACTTACTCAGATAAAGTAGAAGTCAAAACTACATTTAAGAATAGTACTTGAATAAATGTCCTTGGCAGCCTTCCACCACTGaaattacagttatttttaatcaaagtgtTGCCCTGACAGAAAATGCTATTTGGGGGAGAAAATGTTATTGGGTACCTAGTAGGactttgtgacattttataGTTGACACTAGTCTTTTATATTGCAACTATATCCAGTATAAGCATAAGAGTCAAGAATAAAAAGCAgagactaaaagaaaaaataagtaaatagttaaacacaaaacatgacacagtCTGTTGTTTAagacatgcaaaaaaacaattatactaaaagcaaaaagaatGTTGCCTTCCATTCATAATTTAACATGGTTCAGGCTAAAAGCACAGTGTTTGGACAGGTCAGAGCGAGGAATGAGCAGCAATGGTCACACTGCATGCTGGTTGAAGAAGTTAAAGCAACCAGTGTTCAGAGTTTGCGTGTAGCGTCTTgagtttttacacatttcacattCGAAACAATGAAAATCAAACCATAGCATTGTTTGGAAAGGCAACGGGGTTTTGGGGGGAAAAGAACACCGATAATACCACAGGCACCTAGTGATGCTGGCATATCAGCACTGACACTGTGACAGGTTTTATATGTGAGAGACATGAAGGATTGTTCAAAAATGTATGATTCCTATTGTTTGAGTTTCTATGTATGCCTATTGCTGCCACTGAAGATATATTCTGTGCCAGTCAAGAATAGTGATTGGGCCATACAAATAACATAGGCTTTACACAAAATACACCTCTACAATATCTTTTGTTATGTGAAATTAGGTAACAATGTGTAAAGGTTCATTGTCagtcatattttaatattccATAGGCAACACTGCAACAAATGTGCCAAGAAGAAGAACTAAATGACCTTTATAGTCAAGAGCTGAGCGACAGTCAATGCAAGTTTTTCATTCTCAGATTCAGCTGAGGGGGAACTCAGCAGGCTCCTAAGCTGAGCTCAGCTGAGCTGAGGGGGAGGGAGATTTAGTTGAGCCCTGAATGTGATCAAGAAAGATCTCAAAATCAATTATACATCTAACTGGTAAACAGTGCAGAGACGGTAAAATTGGGTTATTACTGTCTCTTCACTTGGCAGCAGTTAAATTCTTAGCTGCTGTATTTTTGAGCTGGAATAAAAGATGCTGAAATGGGTTGAGATAAAAGCGCAGGTCCTTTACTGTATTGGTTAAAAATGTCTGGATGTAATTTCAGTGTAGAAACCATACTACtccgtttttttttccctcaacaGTCAGGTCACAAACAAAGAAGAATGTTAAGCACTGTGAAATTCCTAAGAACAAGCTTTTTTAAACCTTGTATTAGTAATTTCGTTGCCAATGACATGTCAgtgaaatcatcatcatcatcaaaaaaaaaaaaaaaaaaaactgtgacaaaaacagagaggaaaaaatctGAAGGATATCACCTTGGGCTATgggacatttttcacattcagaCATTCTGAAAGTTTGAGTCCAAAAGATTCACTGGTGAATTGTGAAAATGCTCAAAGTAAtcagtaaaagtaaatattcgTTAGTTGCAGCCTCgataaatgaatataaaaggAATGAGAATGGAATCtagtaaatatgtaaaagaaCACAGAGAAGCTCAAACACAGCAGTAGAGAAATTTGTGTGAAATCCTTTAAAACTACAATTATTTTGAGCAGTACATCAAACTCAGCCGGCACTGAGATCTGCTTTACAGCAATGCGAAAATATTATGTTGTGCAACCAGTGACAGCAGAGTACATCATTTTGAACAGAACCCTAAAGTGATGGCCCTGTTGTTGTCAGATGACAAAAATATTGTTTCACACCATTTAACTCTTTCTGACACAAACATTAGTTCTTTCCTTACATTATTAATCATGTGAAGCTCTTTTGTCAGACCGTGATCACATTTTCATTCTGTTCTGTAAGTGTCATTATTAAGTAACGGAGACGGATTAACTGTGAGAATTGATCTGGTTTTCCAACAGCATCCAAGGCTGATGAGGACAGTCCATTACAGAGGCTAACTGGATCATTTGTACATACAGACCGAGCCACAGAGTTGCTTTCAATCAATCTTGTATGGGACAATCAAAGTTTAATAGCTGAATGGCCATTAAAGCAGGAGCAGATTGTGCCTTTATGATGtgaaataatacacatttacaagaaatatttaaaacaatatgctTGCGTGCTCAGAGACAGAGGAGGTTAAAGAACACAGCAGAAGCTTTTAActgttttcaaaaagaaaatattattttatttactctgaaataaaattttgtctcagttattttttttaatccactcCCTCCCATCTGCCCTTGTTCACTGTTCAGTTTATGAGGactgctgatttattttattatagtaCCAgccaaaatgtacttttttttttttgttggaatTGGCATCGGCAGGGAAAAAAGTTGTACTGGTGCATCGctgagtaataaaaaaaatgagacaGGCGCAGCTGTCTCTCTGGAGCAATTGAAGCAGACAGAAGTATACAAGAATTTAAGACAAAACCTGCACAGGTTCAATCCCATTTCATCAACTGGCTTGTAAAGAGTGAGGCTAATGTGTATGGACAGTTGCTGTGGATGGACGTGTTAGTGTCTCTGGCCAGGAAACTGTGAGAAAATAGTTGCAGATTGAGTCAGTATGTGGCATACACCTGCACAATGGAGCTGTGAGACTAGAATAAGAATGGGAATATGAATAGCGCTATGGGAGGAGATGGAGGTGGTGGTGAGTATGTACGATGAGGcgactggagagagagagagagagcaagagagcgagagagagagagagagagctatgTGACTGTCCAAGTGAAAATGAGGAAAGATCAGGTTGTCTCACGGTTAATGAGAGCTGTGTGCAGAGGGTCAGTTGATAAAATGAAGCCCTGCTCCTGCAATTAAATTAATACTCCTGATTACACGGATTGAACCGATGGAACATGAAGTGAAATCTGAAGTAATTTTACCTGTCCTAGGATGGGGCCTAGCGGGGGTCCAGGGGCTGCCTGACCTGACCTCACTATAGCCCGGATAACACTCCCTGCATCCAATTTCTTCACAGCCTTGGCTGCCTTGGAGATCTTTGACATCCTGATGTGTCTGGAAAGCTTTAAATCTGCCTCTGAGTCAACTGAGAATCCATTCACTGAAaaggcagaagaaaaacaaattagctGCAACTGCAACAAATCATTTACACGCCAGGCTCATTAAAACATCATACACTCAAGTCGATTCTGATACCCACAGGCGAAGCCTGTGCCTTTCTATTCTGCAGTGGAcgagtaattaaaaaaaatctttgcgTTCGATCGACTCAGCGAAAGCCACTTTCCTGGAGGAGTTTGCGGTGTGGATCAGCAGCCGAGTCAGATGCTTGCCATAGTGGAGGGAGCCTGAGAACTGGCGGGATTTAAACTTCTCTCAGTCAAAACATGGGGTGCATTCCAAAACCACTTCATTGCCTCACTTCTGTTTCTTGTGTCACTGCTAAACTCCCTGCATCAGAGCTTCCTCTCCATCAGCAGAGGTCAGGAGTCAAGGGCAAAGGACCGACAAGTAACAATACTAATACATGAACAAGGGATGGAGTGTGATCTCTGTATGGAAAAGCAAAGAGGGCTCAGCTTTTTCATTCCAccttaaaatacatttgccaAATTAAGAGTCAATTAGTGGAGTGGGGAGAATGGCCTGAACCCCTGGACTTTCTCTGGGGAGGCAGAACACATAAAAGCAGACCTTTAATCCCCTGCTGGAATAAAAGTGATACTGacacagctgttaaaaaaagaaagaaaaaagatcaaTGACTGGAGCCAGGGGACAAATACAACTTTTAAAGCTGAGCATTGTGATTCAGGGGAACCCTgctttcaataaaaaataagtacTTGAGGGGAGAGAAAAGGTCCTGCAATGATTCATTGTAGGCAACAGAGGGTATCCAATTAGATCAACAGAAGAGACAGTACCAAAAAGATATATGGGGTCTCATGTTGCTTTAGAGCAACAAACAGGGAGAAACTGTGAGCAAGTTGTGATTTTATCTGGGCGGCTGATTATCCAGCAAATCGTTACAGTCCAACCACCACAAGGCAATATTTGTTAGGGCATTAAGGTGATGCGCATACTGCAGCAAGAGTCCCACAGAGAATCTATTTAGGTTTGAATTCCCCGTCTTTACAATGTAACACATACACAGCTACTATTCAGAGGTCAATTTCACGCTACTCACCTAATGTGAGTTGCTgcttagaaaagaaaaattgttgAAAAATTGTGTTGGAGTTCAGATCAATTTTGGAGCCAGTTAGAAAATGCAGAAAGCAGTGTGAAATATATCTGTGAAATCTGAGAAATCCACTTTGTTCTATTGTATAACTTATGACAGAAAGAGTCATGAATCCTTAACTagaaagctgcagaaaaaaataaaacagcagtttgaggagagaaaacaaaaaacaaaaacaagaaaatgatgtACTATTCTCAGAGAGACAAGGCTTAACAGGAGTTTTgttattgcaaaaaataaaataaaacaattaaggCGAACATCAAATGTTGGGTCTAATTCCAATTTGGGGCCAAGGGAATCACAGTTCTGAGAGTGGGGAAATGACAACGTCATGCTTTAATGCACCACAACTCCAATCTCTGTCAGAGTATGAATAATAAAAGTTCCCTCGCAAAACGAAATTCCTCATCACAAGGCCAAGCAGTGAACGCTGAAGAAGAACTGACCTACATAAGGCATCACAACTGCACTGACAGTGCGTTTCACGCAGTTGAATTTACATTAGATTCAAGGACTGAAGCGGCATTAACTTTGCAGAGGCGGAAACACGGTTCAAGGCTGTACAATAAGCCTCAATCAGAGCTGGGctaatgtttttctgtgcataATCAAATCAAAGCTGCAGAAATTTGAAAAGAACAGACACAAATTTGAGCGGCTCTTTAGGCTGAATATTACATTCCTA
This window encodes:
- the tmem265 gene encoding transmembrane protein 121 isoform X1, producing the protein MGKERSKEKRRPQEVLMNMGMVPTPQVCVSTLVTVSTMAVVDLYLLEQSMLGARGLPGPGIWQCAAVLLGDVGFLLALRFVSAGVVSEARSPRRGFANAFWFLFLSLLQLKLFFVCHNYRQERRPPDPLARKTLTLLLSICLPSLFLILTGADHMTPQRRKQEVRGRLLWVVVDLLDVLDLQAGLWEAQGGAAAGTGGVLEQKLPIWAEGLVFFYCYALLLLLPCVALTELGATGLPGQRGPRREALYPWLSLVTINIFTLALRGTGMLWYRDPRVSTVFLGKNLLALGVKLSSAWERHKQEHTAGGADTVSGAEPRDSTLPIQSSEQGEGQGQAQGKGPPSHYHTLSRSQSHTVSHVSMEPTETPLGPSFISHEL
- the tmem265 gene encoding transmembrane protein 121 isoform X2, coding for MVPTPQVCVSTLVTVSTMAVVDLYLLEQSMLGARGLPGPGIWQCAAVLLGDVGFLLALRFVSAGVVSEARSPRRGFANAFWFLFLSLLQLKLFFVCHNYRQERRPPDPLARKTLTLLLSICLPSLFLILTGADHMTPQRRKQEVRGRLLWVVVDLLDVLDLQAGLWEAQGGAAAGTGGVLEQKLPIWAEGLVFFYCYALLLLLPCVALTELGATGLPGQRGPRREALYPWLSLVTINIFTLALRGTGMLWYRDPRVSTVFLGKNLLALGVKLSSAWERHKQEHTAGGADTVSGAEPRDSTLPIQSSEQGEGQGQAQGKGPPSHYHTLSRSQSHTVSHVSMEPTETPLGPSFISHEL